The Hemiscyllium ocellatum isolate sHemOce1 chromosome 19, sHemOce1.pat.X.cur, whole genome shotgun sequence genome has a segment encoding these proteins:
- the parvb gene encoding beta-parvin isoform X2 encodes MSDLQEEGKNAINAPLSPTPTDIHPEDTMLEENEERTMIEPHSKEEAKFKELVKVLIDWINDVLVEERIIVKTLEEDLYDGQVLQKLLEKLGNRKLNVAEVTQSEIGQKQKLQTVLESVNDLLRPQGWAIKWSVDSIHTKNMVAILHLLVALAMHFRAPIRLPEHVSVQVVVVRKREGILQTSHVTEEFTSTTEMMMGRFERDAFDTLFDHAPDKLNVVKKSLITFVNKHLNKLNLEVTELETQFADGVYLVLLMGLLEDYFVPLYNFYLTPESFEQKAHNVAFSFELMQDGGLKKPKARPEDIVNLDLKSTLRVLYNLFTKYKNVE; translated from the exons TGAGTGACTTACAGGAAGAAGGTAAAAATGCTATCAATGCTCCATTGTCTCCAACACCTACTGACATTCATCCAGAGGACACAATGCTAG AAGAGAATGAAGAAAGAACAATGATTGAACCACATTCCAAGGAAGAGGCCAAATTCAAAGAACTTGTAAAG GTTCTCATTGACTGGATTAATGATGTACTTGTAGAAGAAAGAATAATAGTGAAAACTCTTGAAGAAGATTTgtatgatggacaggttttgcaGAAGTTGCTAG AGAAACTTGGAAATCGTAAACTTAATGTTGCAGAAGTGACACAGTCAGAAATAGGGCAGAAGCAGAAACTTCAGACTGTCTTGGAATCTGTAAATGACCTGCTTCGACCTCAAGGCTGGGCTATAAAATGGAGTGTTGATT CGATCCACACAAAAAACATGGTGGCTATTCTTCACCTTCTCGTGGCTTTAGCCATGCATTTCCGAGCGCCTATCAGATTGCCAGAGCATGTCTCCGTGCAGGTGGTGGTTGTACGG aagcgGGAGGGCATACTTCAAACATCGCACGTTACAGAGGAATTTACCAGCACAACAGA GATGATGATGGGGAGATTCG AGCGGGATGCATTCGATACATTGTTTGACCATGCACCTGATAAGCTcaatgttgttaagaag TCGCTTATCACATTTGTGAATAAACATCTAAACAAACTTAACTTGGAGGTGACAGAACTGGAGACACAG TTTGCAGATGGTGTATACTTGGTGTTGCTTATGGGACTTCTTGAAGATTACTTTGTTCCTCTCTACAACTTCTATCTGACACCAGAAagttttgaacagaag GCTCACAATGTAGCATTTTCCTTTGAGCTTATGCAGGATGGCGGACTTAAGAAACCAAAGGCTCGCCCAGAAG ATATTGTAAACCTGGACTTGAAGTCCACGCTGAGAGTGCTTTACAATCTATTCACAAAATACAAGAATGTGGAGTAA